In Arcobacter sp. F2176, the following proteins share a genomic window:
- a CDS encoding TolC family protein, translating to MKKLFFIIFAFSLFSIELNAVSLKDTVSKVLINNPTVQAELENQKGYSKYVDDREGNYLPTLDLETYIERSRDNKDRKSSNTDGEWTTQDGMLATLILKQYLYDGGITPSQVAQSRYEDLSNKYRSFDAIESTVLESIKVYTDLVKSEEILRVTKNMVKVNEDNMIIAKENEKISGEILETYQVSSKLHLVKNKYIDEEDKKDTAIASYRRYVGKEPKGRVCRPIIDEKKVPKTIEDAVKRAVLNNSKIKEQIEKIKAQREKIAQAKGEFLPKLNFELRASYDKDIDLLGDGTTKNVAARLNLNWNLYNGNKNKIATEQEKIFLNEEKKNLDDITGEIVSNVKSLYGKNERYKARINEIEEYVKANTNIVDIYKEQFSAGTRTFIDILNAQDELFESVKTLIEIEYNRIVNYYQLMYNFSSLTDNVLESKNQNCEEIKPRIIEYEPDKQNKSTQEDLDSLISDTDSSIIESFKLSEEKNKKHLNDVKTDN from the coding sequence ATGAAAAAACTATTCTTTATTATTTTTGCTTTTTCCTTATTCTCAATTGAATTAAATGCTGTAAGTTTAAAAGATACAGTATCAAAAGTTTTAATAAATAATCCAACAGTACAAGCAGAATTAGAAAATCAAAAAGGATACAGTAAATATGTAGATGATAGAGAGGGTAATTACTTGCCAACTTTAGATTTAGAGACATATATAGAACGATCAAGGGATAATAAAGATAGGAAGAGTTCAAATACAGATGGAGAATGGACGACACAAGATGGGATGCTAGCAACACTAATTCTAAAACAATATTTGTATGATGGAGGGATAACACCATCGCAAGTAGCACAATCAAGATACGAGGATTTGTCAAATAAATATAGAAGCTTTGATGCAATAGAATCAACAGTGTTAGAATCAATAAAAGTATATACAGATTTAGTAAAAAGTGAAGAGATATTACGAGTAACCAAAAATATGGTAAAAGTAAATGAAGATAATATGATTATAGCAAAAGAAAATGAGAAGATAAGTGGAGAGATATTAGAGACTTATCAAGTATCGTCAAAATTGCATTTGGTAAAAAACAAATATATAGATGAAGAAGATAAAAAAGATACAGCAATAGCATCATATAGAAGATATGTAGGGAAAGAGCCAAAAGGAAGGGTTTGTAGACCAATAATAGATGAGAAAAAAGTACCAAAAACAATAGAAGATGCTGTGAAACGGGCAGTATTAAATAATAGTAAAATAAAAGAACAAATAGAGAAGATAAAAGCACAAAGAGAGAAGATAGCACAAGCAAAAGGGGAGTTTTTACCAAAGTTAAACTTTGAATTAAGAGCATCATATGATAAAGATATAGATTTGTTAGGAGATGGAACAACAAAAAATGTTGCAGCAAGATTGAACCTTAACTGGAATTTGTATAATGGGAATAAAAATAAAATAGCAACAGAACAAGAGAAGATATTTCTAAATGAAGAGAAGAAGAATCTTGACGATATTACAGGAGAGATAGTTTCAAATGTAAAATCATTGTATGGGAAAAATGAGAGATATAAAGCAAGAATAAATGAGATAGAAGAGTATGTAAAAGCAAATACAAATATAGTAGATATATATAAAGAGCAATTTTCAGCAGGGACAAGAACCTTTATAGATATATTAAATGCACAAGATGAGTTATTTGAATCAGTAAAAACATTAATAGAAATAGAATATAATAGAATAGTAAATTATTATCAATTGATGTACAATTTTTCATCATTGACAGATAATGTATTAGAATCAAAGAATCAAAACTGTGAAGAGATAAAACCAAGAATAATAGAGTATGAACCAGATAAACAAAATAAGAGTACACAAGAAGATTTAGATAGTTTGATAAGTGATACAGATAGTTCTATAATAGAATCATTTAAGTTATCAGAAGAGAAAAATAAAAAACATCTCAATGATGTCAAGACTGATAATTAA
- a CDS encoding response regulator transcription factor, whose product MITNKLHNINNNILLDKILKDINILYIEDELNIRMNISKTLKLIVNNVFDLPDTVHALDILNNNKIDLIICDINLPKQNGIDFIKIVREKFPKFPTILLSASTDKKYLLEATRLKLIDYLVKPIDFVVLQNALHKVALEILEEGKYVLKFKDDIFYNYIEKKLYKHNIENAIPLTSNEILLLDFLIIHDQRLISQEEIKATIWEDEEYATDSALKNLISKLRKKIGKNSIINTSGFGYKIDYNN is encoded by the coding sequence ATGATTACGAATAAGTTACATAATATCAATAATAACATTTTACTTGATAAAATTCTAAAAGATATAAATATCCTATACATAGAAGATGAACTTAACATTAGAATGAATATATCCAAAACATTAAAACTTATTGTAAACAATGTTTTTGATCTTCCTGATACAGTTCATGCCCTTGATATATTAAATAACAATAAAATAGATTTAATTATTTGTGACATAAACTTGCCAAAACAAAATGGAATAGATTTTATTAAAATAGTTAGAGAGAAGTTTCCAAAATTTCCAACTATTTTATTAAGTGCTTCAACTGATAAAAAATATTTATTGGAAGCTACAAGATTAAAATTGATTGATTACTTAGTAAAACCAATTGATTTTGTTGTTCTTCAAAATGCCTTACATAAAGTTGCCCTTGAAATATTAGAAGAAGGCAAATATGTCCTTAAATTTAAAGATGATATTTTTTATAACTATATAGAAAAGAAGTTATATAAACATAATATTGAAAATGCAATTCCTTTAACATCAAATGAAATATTATTATTAGACTTTTTAATAATTCATGACCAAAGACTTATTTCACAAGAAGAAATAAAAGCTACTATTTGGGAAGACGAAGAGTATGCAACTGATTCTGCGTTAAAAAACTTGATTAGTAAATTACGAAAAAAAATAGGTAAAAATAGTATTATCAATACATCTGGATTTGGATACAAAATAGACTATAATAATTAA